One genomic region from Bacteroidota bacterium encodes:
- a CDS encoding FecR family protein has product MGKLDKNIIAKYLAGECSEPEIIQVRNWISSSSGNKELFLDDQKVWNEVEKISSKFASINLEKELEVYMNQIQTLSSPEDTNSITDSYFSSKNKHISFRPWLKYAAIFLIVLNIVGIVGFFVIRKTSLQNLYSEISVPNGSVSKFVLPDGTHVWLNAGSKLRYVKNFDQKVREVFLEGEGYFIVAKDPKRPFLVEASNLTIRDIGTEFDVQCYPNEHKIETTLVKGLIKVTKANGKDKHTDVMLKPNQKLTFVKETGTLYIAGDLKKTSKKVSAAPSVDQEIKKEREEQV; this is encoded by the coding sequence ATGGGAAAATTAGATAAAAATATTATAGCCAAATATCTGGCAGGTGAATGTTCTGAACCTGAAATTATTCAGGTGAGGAACTGGATTTCATCTTCATCCGGAAATAAGGAATTATTTCTGGATGATCAGAAAGTATGGAATGAAGTAGAAAAAATTTCTTCCAAATTTGCATCCATCAATCTGGAAAAAGAATTGGAAGTTTATATGAATCAAATTCAAACTCTATCCTCGCCCGAGGACACAAACTCAATAACTGACTCTTACTTTTCTTCAAAAAACAAACACATATCCTTCCGCCCCTGGTTAAAATATGCTGCTATCTTCCTGATAGTTCTCAATATTGTTGGAATTGTTGGATTTTTTGTAATAAGAAAAACCTCTTTGCAGAATTTATATTCTGAGATTTCAGTACCCAATGGATCCGTGTCAAAATTCGTCTTACCCGATGGTACTCATGTATGGTTGAATGCTGGTAGTAAGTTGCGTTATGTGAAGAATTTTGATCAAAAAGTCAGAGAGGTGTTTTTGGAAGGGGAGGGCTATTTTATAGTAGCTAAAGATCCTAAACGGCCTTTTCTGGTTGAGGCTTCAAATTTGACCATCAGGGATATAGGTACAGAATTTGATGTTCAATGTTATCCTAATGAGCATAAAATTGAAACTACACTGGTTAAAGGTTTGATAAAAGTTACGAAAGCAAATGGCAAGGATAAGCATACCGATGTTATGCTCAAACCCAATCAAAAATTGACTTTTGTAAAAGAAACCGGTACTTTATATATAGCCGGAGATTTGAAGAAAACCTCAAAGAAAGTTTCTGCTGCACCATCCGTCGATCAGGAGATCAAAAAAGAACGGGAAGAACAGGT
- a CDS encoding RNA polymerase sigma-70 factor, producing the protein MVKNEQFVNQELRKNSSEAYRFIFRKYYMDMLCYSLSFAISMDDAKDLVQSAFVKLWENRSTIQDDKPIKSYLTAIVKNNCLDFIRHTKIIQEYEEEVKSTPPDFKNVTYDQLTDKELEGKVVEAISSLPERCRQIFELNRFVGLKNNEIAKKLEISPKTVENQMTIALDKLKSKLIHYLS; encoded by the coding sequence ATGGTAAAAAATGAGCAGTTTGTCAATCAGGAGCTAAGGAAGAACAGTAGTGAAGCTTATAGGTTCATTTTCAGGAAATATTACATGGATATGTTGTGCTATTCCCTTTCTTTTGCTATTTCGATGGATGATGCGAAAGATCTTGTTCAGTCAGCTTTTGTAAAACTCTGGGAAAACCGTTCTACCATTCAGGATGATAAACCAATAAAATCTTATTTGACTGCAATTGTGAAAAACAATTGTCTTGATTTTATCAGGCATACAAAGATTATTCAGGAATATGAAGAGGAAGTAAAAAGTACCCCCCCGGATTTTAAAAATGTTACCTACGATCAATTGACAGATAAGGAATTGGAAGGGAAAGTGGTGGAGGCCATTTCTTCTTTGCCTGAACGATGCCGTCAAATTTTTGAATTGAACCGTTTCGTGGGATTAAAAAATAATGAAATTGCCAAGAAACTCGAAATCTCTCCCAAAACCGTTGAAAATCAAATGACTATTGCTCTGGATAAATTGAAAAGTAAACTTATCCATTACTTATCGTAA